The Kryptolebias marmoratus isolate JLee-2015 linkage group LG1, ASM164957v2, whole genome shotgun sequence sequence GGCTGGACCACCGAGGCTGAGTTCTGCAtcagtttttgttcagtaattaCCTAAAGCTCCTCCCCCCATCCTCACCCAGATCTGAAGCTCCTCCCCCCATCCNNNNNNNNNNNNNNNNNNNNNNNNNNNNNNNNNNNNNNNNNNNNNNNNNNNNNNNNNNNNNNNNNNNNNNNNNNGACCAACAGACCTGGGATCAGATGACCAACAGACCTGGGATCAGATGACCAACAGACCTGGGATCAGATGGCCTTTATCCTTTTTACCGGCTGATATTACAAAGagtgttttcagctgcagcatctTACCTAGCTGGTCAGCCAGGTGTTTTCCTTTCTCAGGAGGTACAACTCTCTCCTCGTCCATGTCACACTTGTTTCCCACCATGATCACCTGGGCATTATCCCAGGAGTACGTCTTGATCTGAGTGGCCCTGCAGACACAAGTCAACAGCAAGCATCAGATGAGTTGAGCCCCGATCTGAGTCACAATAAACCAAACCTTTCAGCCAGCCACTGACCAGTCCTGCACAGCATTAAAGGACTCCTCGTTGGTAATGTCGTACATGAGAATGAAGCCCATGGCGCCACGATAATACGCTGTGGTGATGGTGCGGTAACGTTCCTGCCCAGCAGTGTcctggacaaaaacacacaaacaaaactgacaacagtTTCCTGGCAAATCAGGTTTAACATATCCAGGGTCCTCATATTCAGATTTGTCATATCCAGGTTCGAAGGATTCTGGCTGAAGGCATCCAGAGCGCGAACATTTCAGATCCTGAACATGTCTGATAATGGACGTGTCTCAAACATGTCTCATCCTGTGTGATCTGAAGCTGAAATCCATTCATCCGGTCTTTCAGTctgtcctcttcctccacagcgGCCGTGTCGCAGCcattcagctaattttagctctttgTGAGTGTCTGCTGtgactcagtttgtgttttcactgcGGGATGCAGCTCGTTCACAGAGActgagtctgtgtgtttttaaagcagggttACTGCAACATGTCCATGTGTCTTCCTTTTATATGTTGGTCATGTGACCATAGCCGCTGTATAGGTgatcaaaacaagaaaccaacaGCAACACAGGCTACAGTTATTGTCATCTAGTGGATAAGTCAGGTCTTATTTTCTCTGAGACCTTCCTGTCACATCTGTAAGAAAAGAATCTAAACTGATGTTGTAGAAAACTTCATCAAACACATCAACTGAATCATGTGATGAAgatttaaagcttggaactctgcAGCTTTATGTTCAAACTGTTGAGGTGAGAAACATCTCTGAATCAAGCTCAGTTACTTTTAATTCATCTTGTTATTATTAGCATATTAACTACAGCTCCCAGGATGCTTTGCTGCACAACCAACTGCAGCTGCTCCACACATCTGACTGGCTGTGTATCGAGTCTATTTTTATACctcatgttgtttttgaatgAGTCAGCGCTGGTACGCgtgcacacacacgcgcacacacacacacacacacacacacgcgcgcacacacacatgcctgcTGAAGCCTCTTTGCCCTAAGAAGTCCCTTTAATTGCCAcagttgtttgtgtgtctgtatcattgtgtgcacgtgtgtgtgtgacagtgtgCACGTGTGATGCAGCAGGGAGGTGAGTGAGCGTGAGgagctgttgccatggcaacaacaTCCTCCCTGACAGAGCGAGCTGTGAGCAGAACATCATGTCTCAGTCTGCTGTTACAGAaccttcatgtgtttttttttgaggaCTGGgattatttgacattttagttttagagaTCAGATTAAATCAGTGATTGTTTCAGagctttttctttactttctgtcTGTGAGAAACCCACAATAAAACATCTTACTgtcatttaaatgaacaaactgctctcatcatggacaatcTGTCCCATCCCCTTCATGACACCCTACAAAGTCAGCGAAGCTCATTTGGCAGCAGACTCACTTAGCTCTGCTGCCACAGAGAActcaacattttcagtttcataaCAGATGATCACCAGTAAACTTCTGCCTGAACACAActactgtaaaaatgttatctTGTGCAGTACACTCTCCTGTCATTACACAGTACTACAGTACTACATTACTACAGTAAATATGCAAAGTACATGAATTCTGCCATTTTGACTGAGTGTTTCTGAAGgttgtttttactgcttttatttttttaacttgtctgctgctgtgacaaactAATTTTCCTCAGAGgatcaataaaatatatttctattcaattctgttctttattttattaaatatagcTTTAGGAAACTGAAACATCACTTCCTGTGACCTTCTGCTGGTTCTAGATTGACTAAACTCCTGTTTTTCTAGAGGTGTTCCCACTGATGCTGATCACTTAATCAAAACATTCGATCAGCAGCTCCCGGCTGAAACTGAAGCAGCAGGGCTGGACCACCGAGGCTGAGTTCTGCAtcagtttttgttcagtaattaCCTAAAGCTCCTCCCCCCATCCTCACCCAGATCTGAAGCTCCTCCCCCCATCCTCACCCACATCTGGAGCCCCTCCCCCCGTCCTCACCCAGATCTGCAGCTTGATCCTCTTGTCGTTGCGGTACACCGTCTTCACCTTGAAGTCGATGCCGACGGTGCTGACGAAGGAGTTGCTGAAGGAGTCGTCGGCGTAGCGGAACAGGAAGGACGTTTTCCCGACGCTGCTGTTTCCGATGATCAGCAGCTTG is a genomic window containing:
- the LOC108229575 gene encoding ras-related protein Rab-3C-like isoform X1; the protein is MAKADQRYGQRDGSDQNFDYMFKLLIIGNSSVGKTSFLFRYADDSFSNSFVSTVGIDFKVKTVYRNDKRIKLQIWDTAGQERYRTITTAYYRGAMGFILMYDITNEESFNAVQDWATQIKTYSWDNAQVIMVGNKCDMDEERVVPPEKGKHLADQLGKMLQLKTLFVISAGKKDKGHLIPGLLVI
- the LOC108229575 gene encoding ras-related protein Rab-3A-like isoform X2, with product MAKADQRYGQRDGSDQNFDYMFKLLIIGNSSVGKTSFLFRYADDSFSNSFVSTVGIDFKVKTVYRNDKRIKLQIWDTAGQERYRTITTAYYRGAMGFILMYDITNEESFNAVQDWATQIKTYSWDNAQVIMVGNKCDMDEERVVPPEKGKHLADQLGFEYYETSAKENINVRQVFERLVDIICVKMSERVDVEAPAATGSKTTRLTDKPAQLPQKCC